From a region of the Arachis ipaensis cultivar K30076 chromosome B09, Araip1.1, whole genome shotgun sequence genome:
- the LOC110266252 gene encoding uncharacterized protein LOC110266252: protein MQLEKMHRVGRFTKKARVDTACQQPQVGGHVASTSQRADYPIPPPSGSSAPISSSLRPFRPPRTEPLPAPQASMNDVQNSEPDAEEVDPEADEVDSFDQYVDNFFAAQDAQKRKGRKNTEFWDVKTIESDGTIKHVKLSVKEAMKPPNGRKVVLRFNSALQLVGDEAGLLSGVMRLLGSDYTKFSICERDWRKVRTRDKVYNEIVKEMFHFKEDSRGIIKRIIFKMLERSWKETRNRLYHHCYDPELSLAENIENRQDGITVDHWRKFFDYRNSEETQEKCKKNAENRSKQLYTHTGRSKSLARLGEEEAI, encoded by the exons ATGCAGTTGGAAAAGATGCATCGGGTAGGTCGTTTCACGAAGAAAGCCCGTGTAGACACAGCATGTCAGCAGCCTCAAGTGGGAGGTCATGTGGCTTCAACTTCGCAGAGAGCAGACTACCCAATTCCGCCGCCCAGTGGCAGTAGTGCCCCCATATCCTCGTCTTTACGCCCCTTTCGTCCGCCCCGAACCGAACCACTGCCTGCTCCACAGGCTTCCATGAATGATGTTCAAAACTCGGAGCCGGACGCCGAAGAGGTAGACCCAGAGGCAGATGAGGTAGATTCTTTTGACCAATATGTGGATAACTTTTTTGCTGCACAGGATGCTCAGAAGCGCAAGGGACGTAAGAACACAGAATTTTGGGATGTTAAAACAATTG AATCCGATGGCACAATCAAACATGTCAAACTGAGTGTGAAGGAAGCTATGAAGCCACCTAACGGAAGAAAGGTCGTACTCAGGTTTAACAGTGCACTGCAACTAGTTGGGGATGAAGCAGGTCTACTGAGCGGCGTTATGAGACTGCTAGGATCTGACTACACCAAATTCTCAATCTGCGAGAGGGACTGGAGAAAGGTTCGCACCAGGGACAAGGTCTATAATGAAATAGTAAAg GAAATGTTCCATTTTAAAGAAGATAGTAGAGGAATTATAAAGCGTATAATATTCAAAATGCTAGAAAGGTCTTGGAAGGAAACGAGGAATAGATTATACCATCACTGCTATGACCCCGAACTTTCACTTGCAGAAAATATTGAAAACCGCCAAGATGGAATTACTGTGGACCATTGGAGAAAGTTTTTCGATTATCGCAATAGCGAAGAGACACAG GAGAAGTGTAAGAAAAATGCCGAGAATCGATCAAAGCAGCTTTACACCCACACCGGCAGATCAAAAAGCTTGGCAAGGCTCGGAGAAGAAGAGGCAATCTAA
- the LOC107616439 gene encoding uncharacterized protein LOC107616439: MQLMDLPLTDRKFTWFRGQSCSRIDRVLVNIEWAEEFPDLRLKGGPRGLSDHCLLIVEATRVREGPQPFRSLDAWFTHEDFLRMVKNEWRGLGDAQFMSKLKALMIPLRQWHRNNFGNMDNKLRRFEEEIGRLDNMVSDGVYNGTTEARRKALVSFCEKWYVRKEIHWKQMSRSKHARNMDKNTRYFHNIASARRRNNRIDALMIHGRLVRNQTRIKVVIRGFYKDLYR, translated from the coding sequence ATGCAGTTGATGGATTTACCGCTTACTGATAGAAAGTTCACCTGGTTCAGGGGTCAATCATGTAGTCGGATTGATAGAGTTCTGGTAAATATAGAATGGGCAGAAGAGTTTCCAGATTTACGGTTAAAAGGTGGACCAAGGGGATTGTCAGATCACTGTCTATTGATTGTGGAAGCTACAAGAGTAAGAGAAGGCCCCCAACCTTTCAGAAGCCTGGATGCCTGGTTTACACATGAGGATTTTCTGAGAATGGTCAAGAATGAATGGAGAGGGTTGGGAGATGCTCAGTTCATGAGTAAACTGAAGGCCTTGATGATACCTTTGCGACAATGGCATCGGAATAACTTTGGTAACATGGATAACAAGCTAAGGAGGTTTGAGGAAGAGATCGGGAGGCTTGACAATATGGTTAGTGATGGCGTCTATAATGGTACGACTGAGGCTCGAAGGAAGGCTTTGGTGAGCTTTTGCGAAAAGTGGTATGTCAGGAAGGAAATCCACTGGAAGCAGATGTCCCGGTCCAAACATGCTAGGAACATGGATAAGAATACCAGATATTTTCATAACATTGCCTCGGCTAGAAGAAGAAATAACAGGATAGATGCTCTGATGATTCATGGAAGGCTTGTGCGAAATCAGACAAGAATAAAGGTGGTAATTAGGGGGTTTTACAAGGATCTGTATCGATAG
- the LOC107616438 gene encoding uncharacterized protein LOC107616438: MNFIKNCWKEIGMEFTAVVMGFFQSATLPTDANITWVTLVPKFIRAKEIKDFRLINMVGCVYKVISKKMGFGHRWRTWVKECVSTATMSVLVNGSPSKPFNMERGLRQGDPLSPLLFVLVVDVLHRMLGKAVKNGRIAPLLVGGDCIELSHLQFADDTILFCPPETETIVNYKRLLRAVADKLIALQRSFMWCKEDGNYGIPLVKWEVVQASKKAGDLGVGDAVLRNTALLFKWWWRFSKEDFPLWKKIVCSCNRLNLHVMLANQNLPVKGGPWKDICQLNVKEQRVKEKMISGLAMEVGNGRRTLFWEDNWVQGGPLKAIFPRLFSISNQQGSVIRECGFWDGLHWVWNFQWRRDLFQWELELVHHLHERLRPVKLSNGREDNVVWKFDHKGIFSTNSFLQVWCAWLKAWDRDWTIPGTMKELFESWTTMHSRKETQKTWLTGFFAVIWNAWLERNVRIFKNKETGVDIIKRKTFLSYKEWTDSDPFGC, from the exons ATGAACTTCATCAAGAATTGCTGGAAGGAGATTGGTATGGAATTCACTGCAGTTGTGATGGGGTTCTTCCAAAGTGCTACGCTACCAACTGATGCGAATATCACATGGGTGACGCTTGTTCCGAAGTTTATCAGGGCTAAGGAGATCAAGGATTTCCGGCTGATTAATATGGTGGGGTGTGTGTATAAGGTGATTTCGAAG AAGATGGGGTTCGGCCACAGATGGAGGACTTGGGTGAAGGAGTGTGTTAGTACGGCCACTATGTCAGTCCTGGTTAACGGGTCGCCTTCCAAGCCGTTCAACATGGAGAGGGGCCTCAGACAAGGAGACCCTCTGTCTCCTCTTCTGTTTGTGCTTGTGGTCGATGTTCTGCATAGGATGTTGGGGAAAGCAGTCAAGAATGGGCGTATCGCTCCGTTACTGGTCGGGGGAGATTGTATCGAATTGTCACACCTACAGTTTGCAGATGATACTATATTATTTTGTCCTCCAGAGACAGAGACAATTGTGAATTATAAGAGGCTGTTGAG GGCGGTGGCTGACAAGCTGATTGCGTTACAGAGGAGCTTTATGTGGTGTAAGGAGGACGGTAATTATGGTATCCCTTTAGTTAAGTGGGAGGTGGTACAGGCCTCGAAAAAGGCTGGGGATTTGGGAGTTGGGGATGCAGTTCTTAGGAACACGGCCcttttgtttaagtggtggtggcggttttcaaaggaggatttccCTTTGTGGAAGAAGATTGTTTGCTCGTGTAACAGATTGAATCTGCATGTAATGCTTGCAAATCAGAATCTACCGGTAAAAGGAGGCCCCTGGAAGGACATCTGTCAGTTGAATGTAAAAGAGCAGAGGGTGAAGGAAAAAATGATTAGTGGCCTGGCGATGGAAGTAGGGAACGGAAGGAGAACACTCTTCTGGGAAGATAACTGGGTCCAAGGTGGCCCCCTGAAAGCGATTTTTCCAAGGCTCTTCTCTATTTCAAACCAGCAGGGATCTGTGATTAGGGAGTGTGGATTTTGGGATGGGTTACATTGGGTTTGGAATTTTCAGTGGAGGAGAGATTTGTTCCAATGGGAATTGGAACTTGTCCATCATCTTCATGAGAGATTAAGGCCAGTAAAGCTATCAAATGGTAGAGAGGATAATGTTGTTTGGAAGTTTGATCATAAAggtattttttctactaactcttttcTGCAG GTATGGTGTGCGTGGTTGAAGGCTTGGGATAGAGATTGGACTATTCCTGGCACCATGAAAGAACTGTTTGAGAGTTGGACCACCATGCACTCTAGGAAAGAAACACAGAAGACTTGGCTGACTGGGTTCTTTGCAGTGATCTGGAACGCCTGGTTAGAGCGCAATGTGAGAATTTTCAAGAATAAAGAAACAGGTGTTGATATCATAAAGAGAAAGACGTTTTTGAGCTACAAAGAATGGACTGATAGTGATccttttggttgttga
- the LOC107618787 gene encoding ATP synthase gamma chain 1, chloroplastic-like gives MKLVAATKVRRAQEAVVNGRPFSETLVEVLYNINEQLQTEEIDVPLTKVRPMKKVALVVCTGDRGLCGGFNNNIIKKAEERIAELKDLGLDYTIISVGKKGNSYFLRRPYIPVDRFLEGGSLPNAKETQAIADDAFSLFISEEVDKVELLYTKFVSLVKSEPMIHTLLPLSPRNNSNHRFLVISILEQKC, from the coding sequence ATGAAGCTTGTTGCTGCCACTAAAGTCAGAAGGGCTCAAGAAGCTGTTGTTAATGGAAGACCCTTCTCAGAGACTCTTGTTGAGGTCCTTTACAACATCAACGAGCAGCTCCAAACTGAGGAAATTGATGTCCCACTCACAAAAGTTAGGCCAATGAAGAAGGTAGCACTGGTTGTGTGCACTGGTGATAGAGGTCTTTGTGGTGGTTTCAACAATAACATCATCAAGAAAGCCGAAGAAAGAATTGCTGAATTGAAGGATCTTGGTCTTGACTACACTATCATTAGTGTTGGCAAGAAGGGTAACTCTTACTTCCTCCGTAGGCCTTATATACCAGTTGATCGGTTTTTAGAAGGAGGATCACTCCCAAATGCGAAAGAGACTCAGGCAATTGCTGATGATGCCTTCTCGTTGTTTATCAGTGAAGAGGTTGACAAAGTAGAACTCTTATACACAAAGTTTGTGTCATTGGTGAAATCAGAACCTATGATTCACACCTTACTTCCACTGTCGCCAAGAAACAACTCCAACCATAGGTTTCTTGTAATCTCCATATTGGAACAAAAATGCTAA